The Nomascus leucogenys isolate Asia chromosome 16, Asia_NLE_v1, whole genome shotgun sequence genome includes a region encoding these proteins:
- the SDC2 gene encoding syndecan-2 — protein sequence MRRAWILLTLGLVACVSAESRAELTSDKDMYLDNSSIEEASGVYPIDDDDYASASGSGADEDVESPELTTSRPLPKIPFTSAAPKVETTTLNIQNKIPAQTKSPEETDKEKVHLSDSERKMDPAEEDTNVYTEKHSDSLFKRTEVLAAVIAGGVIGFLFAIFLILLLVYRMRKKDEGSYDLGERKPSSAAYQKAPTKEFYA from the exons AGAGCAGAGCTGACATCCGATAAAGACATGTACCTTGACAACAGCTCCATTGAAGAAGCTTCAGGAGTATATCCTATTGATGACGATGACTACGCTTCTGCGTCTGGCTCGG GAGCTGATGAGGATGTAGAGAGTCCAGAGCTGACAACATCTCGACCACTTCCAAAGATACCGTTCACTAGTGCTGCTCCAAAAGTGGAAACCACGACGCTGAATATACAGAACAAGATACCTGCTCAGACAAAG TCACCTGAAGAAACTGATAAAGAGAAAGTTCACCTCTCTgactcagaaagaaaaatggaccCAGCCGAAGAGGATACAAATGTGTATACTGAGAAACACTCAGACAGTCTGTTTAAACGGACAGAAGTCCTAGCAG CTGTCATTGCTGGTGGAGTTATTGGCTTtctctttgcaatttttcttatCCTGCTCTTGGTGTATCGCATGAGAAAGAAGGATGAAGGAAGCTATGACCTTGGAGAACGCAAACCATCCAGTGCTGCTTATCAGAAGGCACCTACTAAGGAGTTTTATGCGTAA